The Solanum dulcamara chromosome 6, daSolDulc1.2, whole genome shotgun sequence genome contains the following window.
GCATCTGCTTGATCAGGTAGCACATTTGCTTAATTGTCATTTTGGAAAATTAAACCTATCACCATTTGTTAGCTATATCTACTGGATGAAAACTATAGTTTAGCAAATTAAATAGCTAATTAATAGTTTGCTTATAAACTGCTGCAAATTAATTGTGACAGTCATAACTACGAGAGTCAAGAAAACCATAACTACGAGAGTCAAGGATGAGTTTGGGTCTTTTAATTGATGGGGTGGGGTAGTGTGCTTATGTGGAGAGCTTACGTGGCGTAAATTAATACACATGGGATGCCACATTTCATTCCCTCAAATGGAGGGGTAGAAGTGAGCCAATAGTATCACGTGGGATATTTTTGAGCCAATAGTATGACGTGAGGGGTATTTTTGAGTCAATAGTATGAAgggaagggtatttttgagccaaaatatAGTTTAAGGGTATATGTGCTCTATTTCAAATAGTTAAAGGATAATTTTGgcctttttccatttttattatTCTGTGTTTTATATGTTTTAGTCTTTTGGTTGCATTTGGTCCACTGtactataatgttatcccaagTTAGCGTTTTTTTACGATGTATGACATTGAAATTCTATATTGTTTTCTCAAGTTAGAATTATTGTGATTACGATGGTTTGTTTTAGgactttttttctatttatttcgTATTTTTTAAACCTTGTATATTGATTTCTTGATTTGGTGCGTGTGAAATAGGCATGTGTATGATGATTTTCTATTAtgacattttttaaatttattttaggtgctttATTTCATGTGAAGTAGGCATGTGTATACTGATTTTACTCCAGTTCTTACTTGAATAAAGATAATATACTCCAGCTTTTCACCGGTAAGAATATGAGGTCAATCGAGATAGAGTATTGAAGTTTTTCACCGAAATTTTATCGTAATATCGCTGCTCCAAAATCAGTTTCAAGGCGATTTGGGAATAATTTAGGTTATTAATGGGTTTGCCCCTTtagaaaatgaaatttttagttGGATCGGCTGAATTAATGGGTGGATGCGGATTGGAGTTGGGTTTAATTAATTTTGGTTAATTATTCTTTCTTGCGAATAAGAATTTCAAGCattaaatgaaaattttgattaattaagcTAATGAGGCCGTCGGTAATAAAGAGATATAAAGTTGATACCAAAGGTATTATGTGACCAATAGTTCAAtggagaatatttttatatcaattttaatatttcaaaaatattttaggttCTTTTTAGAAATTGATGAAGTTATTCTAAGTTTGAACTTCAACTGCATGCCTAACTTCAAATATGTATGTCTgaaattttgaatcatcaacattgaatttaattttaatttgttttcataTGCAAATCACTTTTCCAAACTTGCTACAATTGTGTTTTCAAATAATGCTTTTACTTTTCTCTGATCGGGTAGAATACTTGTAGATCATAACATTTGAGaaacttaaataaaaaatattgacaactttaaaatttaattgagctaccaattttgatttttaatttctGAAGAATACCAGCAATATACATTTTTAAGGTTCATCATCAACTACTCAACTAGCAAGTAACCTCAAATATTCTCATCTCAAACAAATGGTCCAATTAGTTTTTCAATCAGCAATATTCAACTACGAAGAAGAATTAGCAATGAGGGAGAACATaagatattttggaaatttGCCATAAATTgctatgttttatatttttaaatagtaGGGTGAAAATTGATTATTATAAGGATTTTTTAATGGTAGGattcagaaaaaaaataaaaataaagaaggtcagtctatcataatttttttttattggacgataaatctaataaaatatttcttgcTTCTCAATAATTATATCACAAGACTATATTGTCATTTTGCACAAGTAATTTGTGAAATGCGGAAGTCAAGATTAGCTAGCACTATTATCCATTAAGAATTTAAAGTAAATTATAAGATTACCTCCTTTTAAAAACATTACTTATAGAGCTTACACATTATGCACTTACACTTGATAATTGAATTTATATATAAGACACccgaaaaaataaaatatcaaacaacAACGTTCACATAATACTACAACCACGAGGATTCTCATCACTAAATGTATCACCAACACGACTACCAAATGTGTTCGAATTGCCCCTATAAAGACTATAGGCACGGCCATAGTTGTCGTAGCCGTGTTTGCGGTAGTTATAGGCAGAAGCCGGTGGTTCTCCGGAGTAATAAGTGGACGGACCACCGCAACCTTGTTGTTGATAATAATGATCAGTGACATAATTAGGATTATTTCTCATCTCGGGATTATGAGGAAATTGCCATATTTCAGCTCTTTTACCAGTTCTTCTCACtgttttgagtatttttttttgatcGGCCCATCCTGTTACTGTCACCTTTTGCATGGCCATATCTATTTCTACATTATCAACACCTGAATTTGACGTAAAAAGAGCCACAAATAAATTAGATACTTAAATTAACAAACTAATTCAAATTTTGTCATTCTTTTTTGAGTCGTGCCAGCCGCGGccgggctattggagtcgttacggacgctactaagaAAGTCTCGACCAAAAATCGATCCGAACCCacgatacctaaaaaatctgtgggctaacacaaacgaaaaactggaaaaatctcctaatttttGGTGCGTTGCTCCTAAAATGCTCCCCAAagattaaatattaattttatatcgAGTTGCATtcacttatttatattttataaagtattgttttattcttatatttgcatgct
Protein-coding sequences here:
- the LOC129893287 gene encoding heavy metal-associated isoprenylated plant protein 28-like, whose product is MTTMTEMRVHMDCAGCESKVRKSLEKVKGVDNVEIDMAMQKVTVTGWADQKKILKTVRRTGKRAEIWQFPHNPEMRNNPNYVTDHYYQQQGCGGPSTYYSGEPPASAYNYRKHGYDNYGRAYSLYRGNSNTFGSRVGDTFSDENPRGCSIM